The genomic window TGCAGGCGGGCGTTGCCGCCATCCTGGCTTCGGTGCGGGAAAAGGGAGATGCCGCCCTGAGGGAGTGGACCCTGCGTCTGGATGGATTCGAACCCGGCTCCCTGAAGATCGACCCCGAGGAAATTCGCTCCCTGGCCGGCCGGGTGGATGCCGAGCTGCGGGAGGTCCTCCGCCAGGCCCGCGAGAATATTGCTGGCTTTCACCGCCGACAGCGCCAGGAGTCCTGGGAGTTCGAAGCCTCGGATGGGGTCAGGCTGGGGCAGCGAGTCATGCCCCTGTCGAGCGTGGGTCTCTATGTGCCGGGGGGGGCCGCGGCCTATCCGTCCAGCCTGCTCATGAACGCTGTCCCGGCGCAGATCGCGGGAGTGAGCCGGATTGTGGTGACCACTCCCTACGCCCGCTTTCAGGCCAACCCTGTGGTGGCGGCGGCTCTGACCGAACTGGGGCTGGAGGAGGTCTACGGGGTCGGGGGAGCCCAGGCTATCGCCGCCCTGGCCTACGGGACTGAGACCGTCCCCAGTGTCGACAAGATCGTGGGTCCCGGCAACGCCTATGTATCGGAGGCCAAAAGGCAGGTCTTCGGGCAGGTGGATATCGACAAGATTGCCGGCCCTTCCGAAGTCGTGGTGGTTGCCGACGATTCGGCTCATCCGGACTATGTCGCCGCCGATTTGATGGCCCAGGCCGAGCACGACGAGGCGGCGGTGGCGCTGGCCATCGTATTTTCCAGGGTCCAGGCCGAAGCCATCCGGGCCAGCCTCGACCGTCAGATTTTGGAGTTGAGCCGGCAGGCGACCATACGAATGGCGCTGGAAAACTATGGAGCCGTCCTGGTCGTGAGTGAACCCGGTGAGGCAGTCGGGATCGTCAACCGCATCGCGCCCGAGCACCTGGAGTTGTTGACCCGGGATGCCGAGACACTGGGTCGGCAGGTGGAGGCCTGCGGGGCCATTTTTTTCGGTTCCGATTCCTGCGAAGCGGTGGGCGACTACTTTGCGGGCCCCAACCATGTTCTGCCGACCGGCGGCAGCGCCCGTTTCGCCTCGCCCCTGGGCGTCTACGATTTCGTGAAGCGGACCAACCTGGTCAGGTACACTCGTGCGGCTCTACGCAAGCATCATCGGTCCATCGAGCGATTCGCCCTGGCCGAGAAGCTCGATGCCCACGCCCGCAGCGTCCGACTGAGAATGGAGAAAGGCAGTGGTTAGTGATCAGTGGATAGTGGTCAGTTATTTGATCGATGCGTTAAGCCTCGGGAAAAGAGTCATCTACGAAGGACACGAAGTCATGCCAAGGCAACAAGGTTTTTGACCCATTGTTGCGCCGCTGGTCGTTGAAGGAGGTTTGTCTTTATTGGCGATTGGGTGTTTTTCTTTGAATGATCCGCACGGCAGGGCGGAGACCCGGCCAATCACAACTAGCCACTGATCACTAATCACTGCCGTTAAGCCATGTTCAAGAAAACACTCAACTGGGCTGTGCTGGGAGTGGGGCAGATTTCCGAGGTGGTGGCCCCCGCCATCAGGGATTCCGACTGGGCCGTCCCCTATGCCATCGCCAGTCGAACTTTGCACAAGGCCGATGGATTCGCCCGGCGGCACGGTTTTACCAGGAGCTACGGGTGCTATGAAGCCGTACTGGAAGATCCCGCGGTCGATGTGGTCTACAACCCCCTGCCCAACTGGCTTCACTGCGATTGGACCGTTCGCGCCCTGGAGGCGGGAAAGCACGTTCTCTGCGAGAAGCCTCTGGCCGAGGACATGGCCGAGTGCCGGAGGATGGTTGCCGTTTCCAGGCAGTGCGGCAGATCGTTGATGGAAGCCTTTGCCTATCGCTTTCATCCCCAGACCGCCAGGGTCAAGGAACTGGTCAGCCAGGGCCGTGTGGGCGAGCTCCGCCTGATTCGATCCTCCCTGGGATTTCCGCTCGACTTCAGCCGGCCCAATGTCCGGCTCAAGCCGAGTCCCGGCGGCGGAGCCCTGATGGACGTGGGCTGCTACTGCATCCATGCGATGCGCTACCTGACGGACGAAGAACCCCAGACGGTCCTGGGACGGAGCCAGGGTGTCCCGGAGAGCGGCGTGGATCTGACATTCGGCGGGATGCTGATCTTTCCGGGCGGGTGCCTGGGATTGTTCAGCGGCAGCTTCCGCACCGCCCCCGACTTTCATCTGGAGATCGTCGGCTCCCGGGGACGCCTGCTGGTTCCGTCGCCATTCAAGCCCGACCCCAGCCGCAGCGTCCTGCGGTTGGAAGTGGAAGGAGAGGCCCGTGACCTGCCTATTCGAAACGGTGGCAACATGTATCGACTGCAGGTCGACCACTTCAGCCGCTCCGTCTTGGACGGCCGACCCTTGTCCTTGCCCTTCGAGGATGCGCTGGGTAACATGGCGGTGATCGAGGCCCTGCGGAGTTCAGCCCGAACCGGCCGGGAAACCCCGATGGGCGAAGGCAGTTAAGCGCCCCGGGGGCATCGATTCCGTCCCGGTTTCACTCCGCCGGTCCGTCCGCCGGACCCCGGCCTGTCAAGGCCGGCTGCAAGCCAATGATTCCCAAGCTCTCGCCAATGCACGACATCATCATCATCGGCGCGGGGCCTACGGGGTTGGCCTGCGCCATCGAGGCGGAAACGCGGGGACTGGATTACCTGGTGATCGAGAAGGGGTGCATTGTCAATTCGATCAAGAATTTCCCGCTCCAGATGACCTTCTTCACCACTCCGGAACTGCTGGAAATCGGCGGCATGCCATTTGTGACTCCCTACCAGAAGCCGACTCGACTGGAGGCCTTGAAGTACTACCGGCGAGTTGCCGATACCTATCGGCTGAAGCTGCATCTCTACGAAACCGTTTTGAGCGTGGAAGGCCGTGACGGCAATTTTCAGATCAAGACGGAAACTCGGGATCGGCAGGGCCGCCATTACCGGGCCCGCAAGATCGTCCTGGCCACCGGGTACTACGACATCCCCAACTTTCTGAATGTCCCCGGAGAAGACCTGCCCAAGGTAACCCACTACTACAGGGAAGCCCACCCCTACTACGGCATGGACGTGGCGGTGATCGGGGGGAAGAACTCGGCCGCCGTGGCCGCCCTGGATCTCTACCGTGCAGGGGCCCGGGTCACGCTCATCCACCGGGGGAGCCGACTGAGCTCAAGCATCAAGTACTGGATCAAGCCCGATATCGAAAACCGCATCAAGGCCGGGGAGATCCAGGCCCGGTTCGACACTACCGTGGTGGAGATCACTCAGCGGACCCTGGTCTTGCGGCACCGCTCGGAGGAGAATGTCGCCCTGGAAAACGACTTCGTGTTCGCCATGACCGGTTATCGGCCCGACCTGGAATTCTTCCATACCATCGGGGTTCGCCTGGACCCTGAAGATCAGCGGCCCCTGATCGACAAGGAAAGTTACGAGAGCAATGTTGCCGGAGTCTACCTGGCAGGTGTAGTGGTCGCGGGGATGTTCACCAACGAGGTCTTTATCGAGAACGGTCGATTTCATGGTAAAGTTGTGGTGGATCACATCACGGAGCGACTGAAGAAGCGGGCTGTTTCGTGACCTCGGGCCCCCGGCGCAACGCCGGGTGTCGAACCCGGCCGCCTGAAACCGGGAATCCCCGGGGTGCGGTGAGAATAGCCATGGCTGCAGCAGGAGGAGAGGGCACTGGCCGCGGACCTACCGTCATGGCTGGCGGGAGCGACGCAGTGTCGGCTCTCGACTCCAAGGGGGTGCGCGGGCCCAAGGCTGGTCGGGCCGCCGGCTCCAATGGCGAATCGGCGGTTCCGGAGTCCGGACGTCCGGTTTCCCCTTCGTCCCGGCTGCCCCCCGACTTGTCCCTCTCGCCCGGGCTGAAGGAGCGGGTGCTGGAGGCCGCCAGGAATGTGAGGCCCGAAGCAGCCGGTGACCGGGTTCGCACGCTCCCCACATCGCGGGAGGCCTTCGGCTTCCGGGACTGGCTTCCCTGGATCTGCGCTGCCGTGGCAGGTCTGGCGCTGGCGTTCTCCATGGAAAATCTGCGCCGCCTCGACCGGGAAGTTGCCGTCCATCAGGCCGGCATGGTCGAGTTGGCCGGTCAGGTTCGCGAGCTTCAGGCCAAACTGGACCGCGAGAGCGGTGCTCCGCTGTTTCCGAGCGATCCCGGCGTCCGGGCCCTGCTCCTGTTGGGGACCCCCAAGAGTCCCGAGGCCAGGGGAGCGGTGTTCTGGAGCGGCCAGGAACGCAAGGCGCGCCTTTACACCTCCAGGCTCCCGCAACTCTCCCGGGAAAAGACCTACCAACTCTGGCTGATCTCCGACAAACCGGTGGGTGCGGGGACCTTTCGAGTCAATCCCGCCGGACAGGGCTATCTGGAGGTAGTCGACCTTGACGGGACGGCTCCGCCCGTGGAGATCGCCGTTAGCATGGAGCCTGCCGGGGGGGCTCCCCGACTCACGGGGGACGTTTACCTTGCGGGGTCGTTTTAGGGATGCCCGTCCTTGGCAAGAATTTCCGATTTAATCCTTCTTAGTTTTTTTTCGTGGTCCTGCGTGCCCCTTCGCGGAAATCTCTTTTTGTCTCTTCGTGGATGCCCTTCGTCGAGGAGCTTCCTCACTAAGACAATCGTTGCGCTGCCGGCTCTGATCCTTCTCGGTGCCGTCCCGGTCCCGGCGCACGACTTCGCCTTCACCGAGGCCACCCTCCTGATTCAGCGGGAGGGGGCCTACCGGATCGACCTACGGGTGGATGTGGATGCCCTGGCCCTGGGGGTCTCTCCAACCACGGATTCGGCGGAGGTGGTGGCCGAGTTGCAGGCCATGAATCCCGACGAGCTGGCCGAGGCCGTGGAGAATGCCCGGCAGACGGTGCTGCGCCGGGTCAGGCTTCGTTTCGACGGTGTCAAGCAAAGGCCCGAGATCAGCTTTCCCGAGCAGGGAACCGAGCTGGCTCTCGAGAACGAGCTCCCCACTCTACTGGGACTGACGGCCAGGCTTTCGGGAAGGGTGCCCGCCGGGGCCGAAGCCATCACCTTTGGGGCCTCGCGGGCCTTCAAGACGGTCCACCTCACCCTGCTGGATCAACGCACCGGCCGGTCCAGCCGGCAGGTCCTGGGAGTCGGGCAGGACAGTTCGCCCTATTTCCTGCGGGGCGGGGGAGTTGTGGAGGGGATGGGGAGGGTCGCATTCAGTTATCTGATTCTGGGGTTCGAGCACATTCTTCCCGCCGGGGCGGACCACATACTGTTCGTGCTGGGCCTGTTTCTCCTGGGGCGGCGGTTTCGACCGCTTCTGTGGCAGGTGACCGCCTTTACTCTGGCCCACTCGGTGACCCTGGTCCTTTCGAGTTATGACCTGGTGTCGCTGCCTTCACGGCCGGTAGAGGCGCTGATTGCACTCTCCATCGCCTACGTGGCCGCCGAGAACCTGGCCACCTCCGAGCTGAAGCCCTGGCGCCCGGCGGTGGTATTCGCATTCGGCCTGTTGCACGGGTTGGGATTCGCCGACGTTCTGCGAGATCTGGGTCTGCCGGAACAGCACTTCATGACCGCCCTGGTGGCCTTCAACGTCGGGGTGGAGCTGGGGCAGGTCGCCGTCCTGCTGTTGGCCTTTGCCGCGGTGGGATGGTTCCGGAAGGAACCCTGGTACCGCAAGGGCGTGGTCCTGCCGGGTTCGATCCTCATCGGCGCCATCGGCCTCTACTGGTTCCTGGAGCGGGCGTTTGGGTGAGGGGGAATGAAGTTTGAAGTTTGAAGGGTGAAGGTTGAAGGGTGAAGTTTGAAGTTTGGAATGTGGGAAGTGATTTGGAGTGTGGGGAGTGGTCAGGCGAGGGTTCGGGGAGCAGATGGCGTCGTAAGGGACGGGCGCTCGGCAGTTTTGGATGGGTGTCGCGTTTCGGAAGGGTGCTTCTTATTCGCCGCATTCACGGCTGGGTTGGCGCGGAATCCATACGACCCCGGGCTGCCGCCCGGGGCTACCCTGAGACGCTGCTACGCAGCTC from Acidobacteriota bacterium includes these protein-coding regions:
- the hisD gene encoding histidinol dehydrogenase translates to MIPIYPWPGVEAGAYLDKVGSRGGQADGELQAGVAAILASVREKGDAALREWTLRLDGFEPGSLKIDPEEIRSLAGRVDAELREVLRQARENIAGFHRRQRQESWEFEASDGVRLGQRVMPLSSVGLYVPGGAAAYPSSLLMNAVPAQIAGVSRIVVTTPYARFQANPVVAAALTELGLEEVYGVGGAQAIAALAYGTETVPSVDKIVGPGNAYVSEAKRQVFGQVDIDKIAGPSEVVVVADDSAHPDYVAADLMAQAEHDEAAVALAIVFSRVQAEAIRASLDRQILELSRQATIRMALENYGAVLVVSEPGEAVGIVNRIAPEHLELLTRDAETLGRQVEACGAIFFGSDSCEAVGDYFAGPNHVLPTGGSARFASPLGVYDFVKRTNLVRYTRAALRKHHRSIERFALAEKLDAHARSVRLRMEKGSG
- a CDS encoding Gfo/Idh/MocA family oxidoreductase; amino-acid sequence: MFKKTLNWAVLGVGQISEVVAPAIRDSDWAVPYAIASRTLHKADGFARRHGFTRSYGCYEAVLEDPAVDVVYNPLPNWLHCDWTVRALEAGKHVLCEKPLAEDMAECRRMVAVSRQCGRSLMEAFAYRFHPQTARVKELVSQGRVGELRLIRSSLGFPLDFSRPNVRLKPSPGGGALMDVGCYCIHAMRYLTDEEPQTVLGRSQGVPESGVDLTFGGMLIFPGGCLGLFSGSFRTAPDFHLEIVGSRGRLLVPSPFKPDPSRSVLRLEVEGEARDLPIRNGGNMYRLQVDHFSRSVLDGRPLSLPFEDALGNMAVIEALRSSARTGRETPMGEGS
- a CDS encoding YpdA family putative bacillithiol disulfide reductase — translated: MIPKLSPMHDIIIIGAGPTGLACAIEAETRGLDYLVIEKGCIVNSIKNFPLQMTFFTTPELLEIGGMPFVTPYQKPTRLEALKYYRRVADTYRLKLHLYETVLSVEGRDGNFQIKTETRDRQGRHYRARKIVLATGYYDIPNFLNVPGEDLPKVTHYYREAHPYYGMDVAVIGGKNSAAVAALDLYRAGARVTLIHRGSRLSSSIKYWIKPDIENRIKAGEIQARFDTTVVEITQRTLVLRHRSEENVALENDFVFAMTGYRPDLEFFHTIGVRLDPEDQRPLIDKESYESNVAGVYLAGVVVAGMFTNEVFIENGRFHGKVVVDHITERLKKRAVS
- a CDS encoding anti-sigma factor, translated to MAAAGGEGTGRGPTVMAGGSDAVSALDSKGVRGPKAGRAAGSNGESAVPESGRPVSPSSRLPPDLSLSPGLKERVLEAARNVRPEAAGDRVRTLPTSREAFGFRDWLPWICAAVAGLALAFSMENLRRLDREVAVHQAGMVELAGQVRELQAKLDRESGAPLFPSDPGVRALLLLGTPKSPEARGAVFWSGQERKARLYTSRLPQLSREKTYQLWLISDKPVGAGTFRVNPAGQGYLEVVDLDGTAPPVEIAVSMEPAGGAPRLTGDVYLAGSF
- a CDS encoding HupE/UreJ family protein — encoded protein: MSLRGCPSSRSFLTKTIVALPALILLGAVPVPAHDFAFTEATLLIQREGAYRIDLRVDVDALALGVSPTTDSAEVVAELQAMNPDELAEAVENARQTVLRRVRLRFDGVKQRPEISFPEQGTELALENELPTLLGLTARLSGRVPAGAEAITFGASRAFKTVHLTLLDQRTGRSSRQVLGVGQDSSPYFLRGGGVVEGMGRVAFSYLILGFEHILPAGADHILFVLGLFLLGRRFRPLLWQVTAFTLAHSVTLVLSSYDLVSLPSRPVEALIALSIAYVAAENLATSELKPWRPAVVFAFGLLHGLGFADVLRDLGLPEQHFMTALVAFNVGVELGQVAVLLLAFAAVGWFRKEPWYRKGVVLPGSILIGAIGLYWFLERAFG